Part of the Macadamia integrifolia cultivar HAES 741 unplaced genomic scaffold, SCU_Mint_v3 scaffold1700, whole genome shotgun sequence genome is shown below.
ttttcaataaaattggatTTTATCATAAGTACACATAAGACatataaattcaaagaagtattaattaaataatgcacttgtgatattttaaATCATAATGGGGTACCAAAACTCATAATTAAGTGTCTCATGGCGAAACTGGATGTTACAGAAGATAAATATGACATCGAAGAAAACATCAAAATACTACAAGTTGGTTTAAAAATTTATGAAAACGAATAGTATAGTgcacataataaaacatgtataatacatctATCATCCTCAATTAGACAATATTTTGTTTTCCTACTAATACAAGAGAATGGGAATCAgatgacctaataaaagtaCCAGTTATACGAGTCAACAGCATAAACAGATTTCAAAATTCATTTCAATAAATGATTCACTTGTAAAAACTGTTTACGGTCTATCAAATTATTAGACTTCAAAACTGAATTTCATCGAAACTATGAtagaaatatttaataaatcaCCAACATGTACAAGTAACGTAAGATGATCTTGtatcataacatctcaaatgtgaatATAGATATCaacattaatattaatctttaagatttCAACTCTACCCACAAAAGATTTTCACTAAAGCccatttaaatagaccacaccaataacaaagtttaacttggtgagattcacatgcattcactgtaatgactatgTCACTCACGAGTTATATCTGAAAATGTATCCTTATCCTTTGGGATAGAGATTcactggtcctctcattttcttgtattaactgtgaaaagaacaataacttttgagatcccctcacctttgggatTAGAAAcattaggttactgtcattttctttaactttggggACATCATATTTAGGAAAATTTCACCTACGATGCTGTCCTAGGAAAAACCATGGAACTTGGTGAGATTCACatgcattcactgtaatgactatgTCACTCAAGAGTTATAACTAAAACTGTATCATTATCCTTTGGGATAAAGATTcactggtcctctcattttcttgtattaactgtgaaaagaacaataacttttgagatcccctcacctttgggatTAGAAAcattaggttactgtcattttctttaactttggggACATCATATTTAGGAAAATTTCACCTACGATGCTGTCCTAggaaaaaccatggaagaataaAATGcgtcactttggtggaatccaccTCAACCTTTCATGATTCCCTAGAAATGCGTTATGTAGCTAATCATATGCGGGAGCTTACACCTAGTTTTatttcaacatatttattcatcatagggtgtttcaaataTGACATGCTAGTACaaaatgccattaattttctacctttatcattcataaataaattttcaatatcatggtaatgataaccaatgtagaaacattcataaatagaaatacaatttcGAAGTTGTTCTGGAACAAAGATAGAATTCTACAAATGTTTCATAATAGTTCTGAAttttatcctcccactggtcAAACTATATAAACAGTACAAAGTACATGTGACAAaccaatcaatttttatttaataaaataaaaaaaataaaccacATGCCTATGGTCTACAGACCGTTTCTGTTTGGCTTTAAATAGGTAAGATAATAAccacataatgcattaataatgTATGCCACTTTTACAATTGCATGTTATCACTACAGTGAGATGTATGTGCATGTTAGCATCACATCCATTTACATATGATTTCCAGAACTATATTACCATGATAACAACCAAAACTCAAAAAACAACGGCAGCTATCaggtttaaaataataataataattccaataattaaaccaaaatcaGATGATTCCAGACTGTATTTTTATAAACAATTTAAGTCTTATCTATTTATGTGGTTTCACAATTGGGTTTCATTAAAATTATTAAAGAAGTAGTTAATTCACCCCCAATTTATAAGTttcaaaacaatttaaaatcaaCTTTAAAAGTCATTACTTTGGTTTTCAATAAAATCCATTAAATACTATTTTAATGTAAGCCCATTACACACTGTATTCCAACCTTCTAATCCAAATCCAAGTCCAAGCCCAAGCTTACCGTGATAACCAAAAAACTCAAATGTATCAAAAATATGGGTCACTGGGTCGAGTTGAAACCTGACCTGATCGATTTGGTTCGATTCTAAATCGGTTCAATCATGTGTGGCCTCCATCTGGTTTGATCATGgctcggtttggtttggtccacaATTCAAGTGAACCCCattattcttttaaataaatgaaatctcCAATGGCTCATGACTTAGTAGTTTTAATAGACTTAAAACTTTAAATAAATCAACAATGGGTTGGAACCCAATAGCCCATAACATTATGAAGTTAAACCCACAACCTTTAAATATCCAAAATAAACATGACCCCTGTCCTGTTCTGAACATTGTCGCCCAAACACAATTAACactggatttaaaaaaatagcTCACTTAAAACAAAAATGGCCTATCTCAAAGGTTTAATaatccaaaatttcaaacaatttAACAACTGAATGGATTTTAAAATGCCAAAATCCAAGCCCATATGGATTAAtatgaaaaacttgaaatacTTAAGCCCATTAATTCAAGGTTAAATCCATCAACCAATTGGTGACTAAGTCTAAGGATTGACCTCGTGGGTCAACCAAATTTGTCACAAAGTAATGTTATTGTCCTATCAAGATATATTAGAATAATATCCTATGCTTAATATTTCCATGTCATGACAACAAATTGATTATCATAAAACGCCATCAACGAGTAAATTTAAATGAGCCATTGAAAAACCCAAATGACTTAAATTTCTAGGTTAACGGATCGGGCCAATTCGACCTAACCAGTTCATGTGAGTTGCTTTAGTCCATTAAATTAGGAAATAAGATTTTCATTGGCAGATGAATTGAATCTCATGCCTCTTTAATCTATTTTATTTACTCAATTATCAAATAGTGCTAGACAGCTGTCTTTTCCACAATTGTTTTCAAAGTGAAACATCTTTGAAAATGATTTCCTTTATCAATTCTTACGGAAAAAATCAAAGCCAATCCCAATTTTCAGAACGATCAAATATAGAGTTTGATCTCAATCGATATCGGTTCGGATCATTGGATCAACCAATCAATACTTAGAACATGCATGTTCGGTGGTCTAAGTCAAACTGAACTTTTGGTTTAAAAATAGAttccaaaaaaggaaacttttttttttttataatttacttattgatataataaaagaaaatatatactattgtattcttctttatttaacaGTGATAATTATTTGTGAACATTatatgagaaaataataaaatattactcATAAGTCAAAGGTATCGTAAATTGCTTACTCACCTTAACCATGAATATAAGGcggttttaccctttttttttttttaattaaattgaaGTTTTATCTTTTAGGCTAATGAGAAAATCGATCTCCTCCTTCGTCAAACAAAACAAGACATTACCCATGTTCTGCAACTTCAAAAAATCAAAGGCCGGTTGGATGATCTAGGGTGCTAACAGCCCCAAAAGAGAATCTAAATCTAGATTCGAAGTCTCAACTACCACTGAAACCCGAAGCCTTCTGTATAGTAACAATAGCATACATACATGATCCGAAAACTCAAGAACAAGGGGTAAGGTATAATATATTGTGTAAGCAGCCACAGTTTGGCCGAAACAACATGCATATTATAGGTTGAGAATCGAACTTTcattcatacaaaaaaaaaatttatagctcatcatctccatgaaccgctctgataccattgatagaaaatatatttgCAATATATCACATAGAGATCAGATGAGTATGCAACAACAAATACATAgtcaagttttaggcatacctgaatccatggctgaagaataaaaaaaaactcctcAATGGCTTCTCGTACGCTCCTTATACAACACAATTAATGTTGGTCTGATCtaccctctttctcttttgctttaggtcattaCCCTCACGTAATGGGTcaatgataactatatataggggtgaggatagggaccaaccctgcaataaaattagggtttccccctcattaaggaaacaataccttaggtccacacatagtaatatatatttcataccattaaggtgtgctaatggaatccaatatctccatagagatcatttACCATATTGGAtcctttctgcttactccatttGTAGTCAACATTACTAAACAGgttttttggaaacaaatctttgactatgctaacccatctaattgaaaatcttacatgAGGTAGATGAGCTAAGTATTGTATAAAGCAGGGATAGGGGTGATGCAGGAAATTAAAAGATCAAATCTCCAATTGCAACTTTGGTCTCAAATCTCTCAAGGACTTCCACTCCCACTTCCAAACAGGCGGCACAATCTCGATGGCCCTGGATCCCACCAAGCTGACATGAGGCAAGCGGAGGAATCCGTTCGAGCAATCATGTATTTGAGTTGTTGTGGTCCCAATTAATCATCATCGTAactatatattttctttcctttgatcCAAATTACCACTACCGTAACTCCAGTGACTCCAATAAGATTCCATTTCCATCTAAACTTTTTTTTGGCCTTTGTATCTCACCTTTTTGTAATCTCGATGGTTTGGCGATTGTACCATTCCACTGTACATGGATTTGGTAGATTCTTTGCTTTATAGTGAAATTGGAGTTTTTGAGAAGTGGGTGAAGTAAAGCCAAGGTTGAATCAATTCAAGGTTTGGGTGTTATGGGAGAGCTCCTGGTGGAGTTCAATGCGGAAACAGTTCAGGGTTTGACATCcgcaccatcattggtgctagaATCTTTGTTCATCGGAAATCTTATTTTTGCCGGAGGTCAATGCATCCTTAAGTGGCCGGAGTGAGTTGCAGTGATGGGTTAGGATACATTGGGTTTGAGTTAtatgtgttttagtcaaaaggataaaatagtTAATTCAAATTCACACTTAACATGGTGGGGGGCCAAGTTTAATTGTCAGTGATGTAGGGGCACCGTAAATTTCCCTATTTCTTAAGAATGATTGGTGTTGAtgatgtttctttttttcttttttggtgccTATAGGGATACAAATGGAAAAATACAAGGGCAACCAAGGTCAATTAGGGACATCCCAGCCGACAAAAATTAGGGATTGAccccaaacccaacccaacccaacccaacccaacccaatcaggGTTAATTAGGCTAGGCTGGGTTGTGCTTAACCTGATAGtattgggcctaggttgagatATCTTAGCCCGTACCAGGGCTGAGTTGGGCCTAGgatgagttaagagaccttagggttagGTTGGAGTTTTAAAAAACCTAGCCCATTGACACCCCCCTAATATTATTAtgtgggagagggttctcttgAGCAAAAGAGGAACACACTAATGAGATGAGACAAAATAGCATCATATATTGGATGGCaatgaaatcatttcatatagaagaagagagtTAGACACATAGAAAATCTAATTGAAGAATTTGATACATGAAtctataatatgtaaaaaaatatattgtaaAGATAAGACATTTATTTTCGCTCTTATCACCTTAAAATTGTATACAAGTTTCAACCATCACTCGAAAGTCTGAACCTAGCCCAACCTAGCATTGCCTGAAGGACTAGGCTTGGCTTGAGGCCATCCTAACTCGAGGATTTGTCTAGCCAAGGCTAAGTAGAGCCTCAACTAGTTGCAGTCTGTATGTGAGACCGATGTCTTCTAAATGGTTGACCAATGAGTTCCCTAGGCATAAAAGCCTTAAAAGGATGGATGGGACGAGAATGGTAGCTCATCAACATTAAATGGACAAAGTTTTATGTCCGAGAGTGTTATGTGCACCGCAAATACAGGGGCTCGGAAGGACCACTGTGCCCCTCCTAGGAGTGTGTGCCATTGTGTTTGGGCGCAGGGACCATTTCCATAAAGAAGACTCTTGTCCTTATTACTATTTCGTTTAGGACAATGTTTCTCTTAACCGTGCAATGAGGTTTATTGCCCAATTCTACGGTTCACAAAATCTTGTGAATCAGTCGAAAATGCCCCCCAATACGATTCCGCGATAAATTTGGTCCCCATTTACTGTGGCCATTTGGAAACTCGGTCCTTCCATTTATTGGTGCTTCTTGTTTTAACCAAAGTTGAGTTAGAGAAGTTTTATAAATTTTTCTGGGAGGAATTTTCTGTTTGGGAAagtctcactctctctctctccccaataGGAGGCAAATAAGTCATTTGATAGGAGcaggagaaagatagacacaagggaatGCTTGTGTAGGCCACACTCCCggatagaaaatattttccattttatttttgggataaaGAATGCTCATTGATTGTGTTCCCTATGCTTTTCAATGAAGGAAATGCACGTGAGTATCCACTAGAAAGCACACAGAGGGAAGATGATCATTTTATAGGACCATGTGAGAGGGCATAAGGAACAAGCggttagcattctttttcccttcatttttatGAAAACTTTGTCTTTACCATATTTCTATAAGTTTTTAAATTAAGTTAAAAAATAATAGCAGAAGGTTTTTTTGTATCAGTCTTTTTAGGTATGAGGTTATACTTTCAACCATTGGATGAGGAGAAAGAGGAATGTGTTATTATATTTTGTTCCTAAGTCCTAACCTGTCTAACGGTTAAAAAGCGCAACCATGTAAAGACATACTTGTGCAtaaaaatttggtaaaaaaaaagttaaaattaacTTATCAATTTGTCGTTTTCAAGAGttgttttttattatatatatatatatatatatatttttttttaatttatttaattcaCATTCAAAGTGATAGGATTATAGTTTGATTGAAAATAAGAAATGTGTCATATTCTCTATCTACTCTTTTGGAGAAAAACCCTATTGTCTTTTTGTGTCCAGCGGTTCCGACTTGTTATTGATGCATGTGATTAGTTTATCGACGACTAATGTTATGCTCAACCCTCTTCCTatattaaaaacataaaaatgtaaATCACATGACGTCAGCACTTATACAGGATCAATGAAAGGGGTGCATATGGGATTCTGCTCCCTAacgctggagaggatctaaacTTTATGCACATAAACATCAACACTCGAAAGTAATAAAacatacgagaatcattctcctatgatgtttgatccacacttgaagtctattcaaaataaaaactaattaaatgaagttcaaatatatatatcaaataccATACAAAATTAATTCTCGAACAGATCTATAATCAAAGGTTTTCGTATTGAAGGGTTAGTGGTattgaaaagaatctttttccAGGCCACTTTTGTCTGGCACAGCTGCATGACCAGGGATCCTTGTTTTACCGTAAactttcaaaaaaagaaaaactcctTTATTCACTTACAATGTACAACGAGACTTTTTGTTTGGCCTTGTGCTTGTAGTGTCCTACAAATTCTAGTGGGGAAAAAACGGCACATGGCCAAAACTATTTACATGCCACGACCCATTTCTCCCTTTTCACAGCCTGGTTCTtgtaacaaaaaggaaaaaaaccaaGCTCTGCATCGAACGGAAAGAAGGTTTGGTTATATGATGCTGCACATACTGGCAGTGGTCGACATCTATTTCACTGTTTTAAAACAGACGAGAGAGGTGTTGAGTGTCGACGGTACATGCAGCAACGGAGTCGGAACTCGGAcgtgaaggaaagaaaaaggaaaaaagatgtgTGTGTATATGGTAAAATGGaatggaggagaaagagagagctcgtaatgcttaaaaaaaaaaaaaaaaaaaaaaacttaaaacttAGTAAACAGGCAAAATTTTTGTGATTTATGGGGGAGAAGGGAGGagtagaagagaaaaagaaggattgTGAACAGACTCGGATGGTAGACCCCGGTGTAATAGGCTAGCTATAGCAGGCAGCCCTTGTCTTGTCTGGCTCTAGCTTTCGGGTCCGTCCAATATTTACTTGGAAGTTGGAAACAAGTCCTCGTCCCTctatttattttccctttattcaTTTATTGTGACTAAAAACCGGAGAAGCGTTTGGAGCTGAACATCTGGTCGAGTATGATGACAAGTGCCATGGCCACAGAAGGATCGAGTTCCGGCTGTACGATGAGGCGGAAGACATCGACGCCGAAAGCAACCCCGCCGATGGCCTCTTTCGGCCTGATCTCCGCCACGCAACTCCTTTTGTTATCGTAAATCGCGCAGCACCGTTGTGCGTAGGACCCCTCTATCTCGTAAAAGAAGAACTTCTTGTTATTAATGTTGTTGTTGTCGTCGGTGTTGCTTTTGCCACTGCCACGACCAGTATTGCCCTGAACCTGATTGCCGCCGCTACCGGGGCTCACTTGAGCCAACGATTTCGAGTTCGAAAGGCTGCCTTGCCTCTTCTTGACGGAAAACCGTGGATTTGCCATCGTTTCTCCGTCGTACACCAGCCATGTATCCGCAACAAGACTCAGTCTCTgctccaatatatatatatatatatatataaattaattaaaaaaattcaattgagGTAGCGTAGCGCCTTTCTTAAGTGATTATTCATCAAGATCAGTAGGTTTACCTTTCGGCGGATGGTGAGAAGGGGCTTGCCGGCAGCATCCATGAGCACGATCTCATCCTTGTTGCCGGAAACATAATTGTCGACGCGAAAGACAAGATTGCCCCTGGCGTCGAAGACAGTGAAACCGGTACAGTTGAAGAGCAGGGATTTGTTCCATACGGTTAGCACGGCCGACTGTTGTTTATCAAATCCCGAGGCGGAGGCGGAACTGTTCGGATGTACCTTTGTCATCTCTCAGTTTCCCACTCCGGACGGCGGTGGGTGGCCTTTTGAGTGATACAAAGTAGAAAGAGGAGAGGGTTGAGCAGTTGAGGAGGAATTCAAGAAGAGAGAACCAAATTTAATATTGAAACACAGGCGAAAGCTTGGTACTTCTTTGAGAATTCGATTCGAAGTTTTGTTCAAACACCGCTTGCTCCTGAGAAGGCTGTGTGGCCATGACCCCATATTTATATTCCCCCCACCAAACGAATCTATGATAAGAAAATAATctctatcaaaaagaaaaaaataaaaataagaaagggtAAGGTGGTGGTGGGGAGGGGCCGGCAAGTGGCGTTGAATTGAGGTGATGGCgatttccaaaaatatcattcattcattctctctttctctattcctataagagagagagagagtaaagcaAAGTGAATCGAATAATAAAGTTTGGCTGCGTTGAGTTGAGGTGATGGCGATTTCCAAAAATATGATTCattcattctctctttctctattcctataagagagagagagagagagagagagagagtaaagcaAAGTGAATCGAATAATAAAGTTTGGCTGGCCGACCTGGGTCTTGGGCCCGTTCATCATCGACCGCTAAACCTCAAAACAAAAAGTCTCTCACGTGCGTGCCAATCCATATCGTAATGTCATCCTAACATTAATCCAACAGGGCTAACCACACCAATATATACCCAAGTCTCAAGACTCCCTCTCAACCCACAACGACCAATAAAAATGGACATTTTGGGCCCTTGGGAGTcattccacccccccccccacaccgACAGACTGATCAAATAAAACTGAGATTGAATTGATTATTTATCATCGGTTTAATTAGTTTCGGTTTTATGACATATttatagtgatttttttttggggggtgggggagggctTGTTGTTTTATCCGTTGGTTTCAACCCAATCAAATTAATCATGATTAAGACCGAATATATAATATCTTACTGAAATTGACCAATCAAGAACCATTATTAGGGATTAATTAACCTAGACCAAATATGAATAAAACCttatttttaaatgataaaatataaataaaatatgaataCAACATTATTTAAAGGGAAATAACTCCCTCAGTCTTGGCATTGAAGATAGATAGATACAAGATCGATGAAACGGATCGTTTCGATCATTTTGATTCTCCAATGAAGACATACACACCGcacaaagaaaaagatagaCCAATTATTTAATTGATGGTCAGGAAAGGATTATAAGAACCAAATCAGTACGCTTTATAAGAAGGGGATTAAATTAAAAcccgataaaaaaaaattaggataaataaaagaatgaatGAATAGATACTTCCCAAAAACCTTGGGCTTGGGGGTAGGAGaaagaaaggcaaagaaaatgaCACGGGGATGAATGGTTGAGTGGGCAGGtcttttaaaccaaaaaaaaaaaaaaaagtgtgcagGAGAAAGTGGAGCGGGCCAGCCAGCGGGAGATGTGGTGGGTGGCGGTGGCAACTGGGGAATGCAGGTGTTCATCCTTCCAGATTTTAAATGATTACTTCTTTACTTGCAAGCTACACAAAACCTAAAACTTGTGGCCCAGAAACAAACCCAAAACTTGTGGCCAAGGACTCTCTTtgttgttggaaaaaaaaaaagaatacttaaatatattaaaaataaaaaaatctcaaataagaaaatttgattcaaatcctctccaagataattttttttaaaagggtaAGGGAATGCAATTTGCTTGCATAGTTATTGCATTAATATAAAGATCAATAGGAGGTTACAGAGAAACATTTTAAATGCATAGGGTGAGCAAGGGGAGGGATAACACAGTCTTTTTGTGCCTATTTGAATCTAAGActgtgtttgatagccaagaaaataaaagaggaggaaagaaaaaagaaaaagaaaaagaaaaagaaaaattttattattttcttgttttaagattttttcACTCGGTTTGTTATGTCTTGGACcaagaaaaagatttttttttttttaaattttaaaatttatcctAGGAATGGTAAAGTTTTATTCTCTCACAAGAAAAAGAGTCTTGCCTAAAACATACGAAAATTAAAAAccttatcttttcttctcttcctttggtAGCTAGATAgacataatttttcatttttttactgtttcatttcatttcattttatattcttttcttttcttttcttagctaccaaacacaacctaagtgTAAACACATGAAGCAGatagctttcttttttccttaagaaaataagagaaaaggcTTATGCACCACTTGTGTACCATAAGCTAAGGCCCAGACTGTGTTTGtgtccttcttttccttttaaaatgACCATTGCCCTATACTGCCTGCTAACTTATCGTAGACGGGCAATGTGTCTAtccctctcaaaaaaaaaaaaaaaaaaaaataataataataatagtgaaAAATGATGTTAGCTAATATATACGAGATACCTATTTTCCTTGCCATGTCTAGTCTATATACACATATGTATTGTTTCTACAATCAAAGAGTTAAATATGTTTGAAAAGCTTAATTAGGAAGTGTCCGAATTCCACATGGACACAGCAAGAATAATTCGAAATTCCAAAGAAAAGCGTCCTGTTAAATTTTGATAGTTAATTGGTAAACAATGGGTGTCAGCTCATCAATTCACATGGCTGATAAATGGAAataaaggatttttttattttatttatttatttttttaaattatagaaTTTGGGTGAGCTCAAATTAACCTCGATTATAAGATCTTAATTTATAAAACCGGTAAAATGATTCATTTTTATTCGAGGTTCTTAATTAATTACCCCTTTTTTAGCATTATGAAAtatgtttttcatattatttgTACATTATATCGTTCACCATAAAAAGTTATgcatttataaatattttaccAAATATTAGCCAAACCATTCGTGAAACATGCAAATTTCATATTCGACAAATGTACTCTATTGGAGCCCACATGCATACATATTCCATATTCAACTAAAACTACACATGAGATCGTACGCAACCAAAAGTAAAATTGGGACCAATTCCAACCATGACACTCCAAaagaaattttataaataataaacgCACATGTCCAACGCttattttgtcttcttttcttttattagaaAAATGGAAACATTTAATTACTAGTTACAGTCACAATTATGTAAGGACAGTGATTTTGCTTATGCTTCTTTTACCTACTATTTCTATGTGCAATCAAATTTCTCACAGTGAtggtaaaatataaaaatattaattatttaCAAAATATAATTTTACTGATTGGCAAACCATCTAATTATTTACCAACAAACTATTTCTAAGTTGAAAATGATCCAATATCACTCAAATGTTGACTAGTCAGAAACATATATGTTGTATGATTTATGTGTAACAGCTTTTTATCATATATATGGTTACATCTTTTTAGATTAGGTCCAGAGAATATATCTAGGCTGATGCCCAAGTTTTTGTTTtagaagtgaaaaagaaaagaaaaaaactttaaaaataataaatatatttttgaatatCGACGAAAATGTGCAATTCAACTTCAAATTTATTCTTCTAGAtgtttgtataaaaaaaaaaaaaaatgaaaaaaaaaaggggaaggtcGTAGTTCCTTAGTCAGtagcatagttagtaagtttggGAATGGCAATCATACGAGAATGGATACGTACGATAATTAAATGAACCATACTGTAATAATATGTTTCAAAAAACTCGATGTAATAAAACACGTACGACAATGATACGGTACGTGTTTAAAACGTATTAAATACGATTACTTTGTAAAAATCAGGGAGCAAAAATCCAggactaaaaatgattgtttgaaactaaattctaatctaccATGTTTTTCTTgacactaaaatccaatctaa
Proteins encoded:
- the LOC122064648 gene encoding protein LURP-one-related 8-like, yielding MTKVHPNSSASASGFDKQQSAVLTVWNKSLLFNCTGFTVFDARGNLVFRVDNYVSGNKDEIVLMDAAGKPLLTIRRKRLSLVADTWLVYDGETMANPRFSVKKRQGSLSNSKSLAQVSPGSGGNQVQGNTGRGSGKSNTDDNNNINNKKFFFYEIEGSYAQRCCAIYDNKRSCVAEIRPKEAIGGVAFGVDVFRLIVQPELDPSVAMALVIILDQMFSSKRFSGF